The Roseimicrobium gellanilyticum genomic sequence CACGAGCTGGAATCCCGGAGCGGAGAGGATCTTCGGCTACAGTGCTGAGGAGGCCATTGGCAGATCCATCACCATGGTCATTCCTGAAGAGAGGCAGGATGAGGAGCGGCAGATTCTGGAAAAGATCCGCAGTGGTCAAAGGGTGGAGCACTTCGACACGGTGCGCCGACGCAAGGACGGCACGGAGGTGCACGTCTCCCTGACCATCTCCCCGATTAAAGACCCTGACGGAAAAATCGTGGGAGCCTCAAAGATTGCACGGAATATCACCCAGAGAAAGCTTGCAGAGGAACTGGCGAGGAAACAGAGGGCCAAGCTGGAGGTGATCAATCAGGTGGGGACCTCGCTGGTAGCGGAGCGCGATCTGTCCGTGCTCGTGCAGGCCATCACGGATGCGGGGAAGGAGCTGAGTGGCGCCGCCTTTGGCGCGTTTTTCTACACCGCGCACAATGAGCAGGGGGAAGTGTTTACGCTCTACACCCTTTCCGGAGCACCGCGGGAGGCCTTTGAAAAATTCGGCATCCCGCGAAACACACCCATCTTCGAGCCAACTTTCCGCGGTACGGGCGTTGTACGCGTTCCGGACGTGACGTTGGATCCTCGCTACGGCAAGATGCCTCCCCACCATGGCATGCCGAAGGGGCACCTGCCTGTGCGCAGCTATCTTGCCGTGCCGGTGGCGTCCCGATCGGGTGAAGTCATTGGAGGCTTGTTCTTCGGGCATCCGGAGCCTGATGTCTTCAAGGAGGATGCGGAAGCGGCGGTCGTCGCCCTGGCTGCCCAGGCTGCTGTGGCGATTGAGAATGCCCGTCTGTATGACGCACTCGAGCGCGAGCTCACTCAGCAGCGTGTCATGGAGAGGGCTCTTCGGGAGAGTGAAGCGCTGAGCACCAGCGTGCTCAACAGCAGCGCGGATTGCATCAAGGTCATGGACCTCGAAGGCAGGCTCAGCTCCATGAATACTCCAGGCATTGAAGCATTTGATCTGGGGTCGTTCGATGACGTGAAGGGGAAGTTGTGGTCCGACCTCTGGGTAGAAGAAATGCGGGACGAAGTGCAGCGAGCAGTCGCGCAGGCAGCGGCAGGCTCGACCTCGAGATTCAATGGTCCCTGTGTGACTGCGAAGGGAGTTTCCAAATGGTGGGATGTGATAGTCACGCCGCTGCGCGACGCCGATGGAAAGGTCAACCGGCTTACCGCGACCTCGCGTGATATCACCGAGCAGCGCAAGACTTCAGAGGAGGCACTGGCCTCTGCCGCGGAAGCCGAGCGCCAGAGCCGCATGAAGGACGAGTTCCTGGCAACGCTTTCTCACGAGTTGAGGACGCCCCTGCAATCCATCCTCGGCTGGACGCAGATGCTGCGTTCAGGAGTGTGCGAGGAAGGTGAGCTCGAGCAGGGGTTGGAAGTCATCGACCGCAACGCGCAGGCTCAGACGAAGATCATTGAAGACCTTCTCGACATGAGTCGCATTCTCTCCGGCAAGGTGCGGCTCGATGTGCAACGCGTGCAGGTCGCCTCTGTCATTGAGTCCGCGTTGGAAACCGTCAAGCCGGCGGCGGACGCAAAAAATATCCGTCTGCAATCCATCTTGGATCCGCTGGCCCGGCCCATTTCGGGAGATCCGGCACGGCTACAGCAGGTCTTTTGGAATCTGCTCAGCAATGCCATCAAGTTCACGCCTCGTGATGGCCGGGTGCAGATCCTGCTGGAGCGGGTGAACTCACATCTGGAAGTCGTTGTTACGGACACGGGATGCGGCATTGAAGCGGACTTCCTACCCTACGTGTTCGAGCGTTTCCGGCAGGCAGATGCGTCTACAACGCGAAGGCATGGGGGGCTCGGACTGGGACTTGCGATTGTGAAAAATCTCACGGAACTGCATGGTGGCACGGCGAGGGTCAAGAGTCCTGGCGTGGGACAGGGTTCGACGTTTGTGATTTGCCTGCCACTCGCGCCCATCCACGTGGAGCCTGATGATGGCTCGCGCCGTCATCCAGATGCTGTGAATGGCGAGCGCACCATGGCGCCACCGCCGAAGCTCGATGGCATTTCCGTGCTGGTCGTGGATGACGAGGAAGATGCCCGCATGCTCATCGCCAAAATGCTGGCCAAAGCCGGGGCGCAAGTGCACAAGGCTGGCTCTGCGAAAGAGGCTATCGAGGAACTGAAACGTATCCTGCCCGATGTCCTGATCAGCGACATCGGGATGCCGGTTGCCGATGGCTATTCGCTGATTCGCTCCGTGCGCGCCCTGCCCGCCGAGCTTGGTGGCCGCGTCCCTGCGATCGCCCTGAGTGCCTACACGAGAACGGAGGATCGCATCCGCTCCATCTCAGAGGGATTCCAGATTCACCTTTCCAAACCGGCAGATGCGGTGGAGCTGCTCGCGGTGGTGCAGAGCTTGTTCAATGCGACGCGGAATGTGAGGGAATGAAACGAAATGGCGCGAGTGGCGGTGTGCCAACTCGCGCCATGAACGTGCAGTGCAGTCTGATCAACGGAACGACTTCGCGAAGTCATCCGACGTGGCCTTGGCCACGACCTTGGTCTTCTGGAAGGTGCTCGCTTCGCCCTTCTCCAGAAGGATCTTCTCGTAGTCCGCGGAGGACATGGGGAGGTCGATGGTCTTGTCCTGCCAGGTGGAGAGGAGGATGGTATTGGCCAGTTCCACGCTGCGGATGCCTTCTTCAGCAGGGGAGAGGAGTTTCTCGCCCTTGAGGATGGCGTTGGTGAAGTTCTGTAGAATCTCCACGTGCTGACCACCGCTGTTGTCCACGGGGATGTCCATGTGCCAGCTCTCGGGCATGGCGAAGGCGGCTTCGGCCTTCATGCAGAATTCGCTCATGGGCTGGCGGTTCCGCTGGAAGTGGATGCGGGTGCCATCGGTCACGGTGAGGCGGCCCTTTTCCGCGGAGATTTCCAGGCAGTTGCGGCCAGGAGCCTCACCCGTGGAGGTTACGAAGGTGGCGGTGGTGCCGTTCTTGTACTGGAAGACGGCGGTCACATCGTCCTCCACTTCGATCTCGTGGAAACGACCGAACTGGCAGAAGCCGCGGACGCTGTCCGGCATGCCGAAGAGCCACTGGAAGAGGTCCAGATTGTGGGGGCACTGGTTCATCAGCACGCCGCCGCCTTCACCCTTCCAGGTGCCGCGCCAGCCGCCGGTGGCGTAGTAGTAGTTCGTGCGGAACCAGTTCGTCACTTCCCAGTGGACGCGGCGCACTTCACCGAGTTCACCGCTGTCGATGAGGTCCTTCACCTTCTTGAAGACGGCGTTCGTGCGCATGTTGAACATGGCGGCGAAGATCTTCTTCTTGTCCGTGTGGGCAGCGATGAGGCGCTCGCAGTCCGCCTTGTGCACGGAGATGGGCTTCTCCACCAGCACGTGAAGGCCGGTCTTCAGGGCCTCAATGCCGATGGTGGTGTGGGAGAAGTGCGGGGTGCAGATGAGGATGGCATCAATGCGGCCGCTGTGGATCATGGCGTTCACATCGGTGAAGGGAGTCTCCCCCTCGATGAGCTTCGGGAGCGTGCCGACGCTCTCACAGAGCGCGGTCACGCGGAGGCCCTCCACCTTGCCTGCGCGGATGTTCATTAGGTGGGCTTTGCCCATGTTGCCAAGTCCAACGATGCCGAGTCTCACTGTATCCATGAGGCTGAGCGTAGAAGGGTGCAAAGCCGGGTGCAAATGCCAAATGATAAACTTAAATGACCTGAGTGGGAGGGACTCGGAAAGGCCGGAAGTGATCCCGGATTTTAGTTTTTCGCTTGGCAAGTTATTCACATGGCTTGAAATCTTGGTACATGGCAAAAGGCACCCTCCTCATCACCGGCGGCGCTGGTTACATCGGCTCCCACACCGTCAAGCAGCTGCTCCAACGGGGGGAGAAGGTCGTGGTGCTGGACAACCTCGTCTTCGGCCATCGGGAGGCCCTGCCGCTGGACCGGGTGACCCTTGTGGAGGGAGATATGGGGAATGCAGCTCTGGTGGAGAAGATATTCGCCGAGCACCAACCGGAGGCGGTCTTGCATTTTGCTGCTTTTGCCTTCGTGGGGGAGTCGGTGACGGATCCGCTGAAGTACTACCGGAACAACCTCGCCGCTCCGCTCACCCTTCTGGAGGCCATGCAACGTCATGGGGTGAAGGAATTCATCTTCTCCTCCACCTGCGCCACCTATGGGAATCCGCAGTTCATCCCCATGAACGAAACCCACCCCCAGGACCCGGTGAACCCGTATGGCGCCAGCAAGCATATGCTGGAGCGGGTGCTGAAGGACTGCGACACCGCCTGGGGACTGAAGTCGGTCTTCCTCCGTTACTTTAATGCCAGTGGCTGTGACCTTGAGGGTGAGATTGGGGAGGACCACAATCCCGAGACGCACCTCATCCCGCGCATCCTGATGGCGGCCACGGGGGAGCTCGAGAGCATCACCGTCTTCGGCACGGACTACCCGACCCCGGATGGCACCTGCATCCGCGACTACATCCATGTGAATGACCTGGCGGATGCCCATGCGCTGGCGCTGGAGCATCTGAGGAAGGGCGGGGAGAGCGTTGCGGTGAATCTCGGCACGGGACGTGGCTTCAGTGTGAGGGAGATCATTTCCACGGCTGAGCGGGTGACGGGGAAGACCATCCCGGTGACCTATGGACCCCGCCGGGCGGGCGACCCCCCGGAACTGGTGGCCGACCCCGCCAAGGCCAAGGCCCTGCTGGGCTGGGAGGCCCGGCACAAAGAACCGCAGGCACATATTGAATCTGCGTGGAAATGGATGACTGGTCCCCGGAAGGGCCGCTATGCCGCCACTTCGTGACATGAGCCCACCCGCCCAGAGGAGCGCGAATGGTCGCCAGCACAGGCGGCCCACAGGAGGGCTGACCGCATCGTCGGCATTCTCCCCATGAGCGCGCACCGTCAGGCCCAGCAAAAGCAGGCGAAAAACCGGCGCAGTGCCAAAAGTGGCAAAGGGGAAAAGATGCGCCTGAAGGCGGCGCATGAGAAGGAACTCATCGACGCGAGGCGCAGCAATCCGAACTACGCGGAACCCGATTTCCACCAGGCGGGGGATGCGAGCTTTGAGGATGATGACTTTGACCCGATGGCCATCCCGCCCACGGGACAGAAGCGGAAGCTGGTGGTGGGTCTCTTCCTGGTGCCGGTATGCATTGTGGCGGCAGTGACGCTGCTGGAATTGTTCTTCCGCGCCACGGTGGATGGGAAGTTCTGGAAGTCGGAGGGTTTTTGGTTCTTCACCTTTGGCTGCATGTTGTGGTTTGCGCTGGGCTGGTTCCGCATGCAGCCGGCGTGGCTGTATGTCTTTGCCCATGAGTTCACCCATGTCATCGCCGCGAAGCTGAGTGGCGGGAAGGTGCATGCCATGCACGTGTCCGACGAAGGGGGCTATATCGAGACGGACAAGACGAATGTCCTGATCACGCTGTCACCCTATCTGGTGCCTCTCTATACGGTGGTGATCTTTGCCATCTACGGTTTGCTGGAGGCGTTCGTCGACATGCACCGGGACGTCATGTGGACCCTGCCGTTTCTCGAGGTCACCATGTGGATTCGGTGGGCCTGGCTCGTGTACTTCTTCGTGGGGATGACCTGGTGCTTTCACATCACGTTCACCCTTGAGGTCTTGCGCACGGAGCAGAGTGACCTGGAGCACAATGGCGAATTCTTCTCCATCATCCTGATCTTCCTCACGAACCTCGCCCTCATCGGCGCGCTCTTCATTGTGGCATCGCCCACGGTAAACTGGATCGATGTGTGGGAGGACGCGAAAGGCATGGTGCTGTGGGCTTGGGAATATGTGAGCGCCCTTCGCTCGACGTGATGGAAGGTTGATGATATGTCGCAGCCTGCGACATGGGACATTCACAGCGACCGCTTTCTCTTGTTTTTCTGCAAGCCCTCGTGCTCACGGTGGTGCAAGCCTTGCTCTTGTGGGTGTTTGTGAGAGTGCTGCATTGGGGATTTTTCCCCTCCTTGCTCCTGGCGGGAGCGGTGGGAATGGGCATCTGGTACGCCCTTGTGAGCCTGTTGCGGAGCCGCGCGTCGCGAAAGGTCGAGTGAAGGCTTGACCCCGATTCCGCGATCCCCTAAGCGGTAGCCCAGCCCCTTTTTCATGCCTGATCCCGCTGTCCTCACCGTCTCTGCATTGACCCGCTCCATCCGCTCACTCCTTGAGGAGCAGGTGGGAGACGTGTGGGTCGAGGGGGAAATCAGCAACCATCGCCTGCAGAGCTCCGGGCACCAGTATTTCACGCTGAAGGACGAGACGGCGCAGATCTCTTGTGTGCTCTTCCGAAATGCCGGCGCTCGTCTGCCCATGCCGCTGCGGGATGGCATGCAGGTGCAGATCTTCGGCGGGCTCACCGTGTATGAGGCACGCGGGAACTACCAGATCATCGTCCGCACCGTGCAGCCGAAGGGGCAGGGGAGCCTGCAGCAGCGCTTCGAGGCATTGAAGCTGAAGCTCGCAGCGGAAGGGCTCTTTGACATGGAATGGAAGAAGCCCATTCCGCGTTTCCCCCGTTGCGTGGCGCTGGTCACTTCGCCCACGGGCGCGGCCATTCGTGACATGCTGAACATCCTCACCCGTCGTGCCCCGTGGGTGCGGGTGATGGTGTTCCCTGTGCGCGTGCAGGGGCAGGGTGCAGAGCAGGAGATTGCGAAGGCGATTGAGCTCCTGAATCGTGCTGAAGAAATCGACCTGCCTGTGCCGGATACCATCGTGGTAGGTCGCGGAGGCGGCAGCCTGGAGGACCTGTGGAACTTCAACGAGGAGGTTGTGGCGCGTGCCATCTTTGCCTCGGAGATTCCCATCATCTCCGCAGTGGGACACGAGATCGACTTTACCATTGCCGACTTCGTGGCGGACTTGCGTGCGCCAACACCCAGCGCTGCGGCCGAGTTGCTCGCGCCCGACGTCACGGAACTGCGCCGGCACTTTGACGCACTCGACAAGCGTCTCTCCTTCCGGGTGAATGCCACCCTGGAGCAGCATGAGCGTGTGCTGGAGCTCATGGACAAGGGCGCGCTGCACCGCGAGCCCGT encodes the following:
- a CDS encoding PAS domain S-box protein, which codes for MTDAKNASLPDEAGFISPALLLSAIVSSSDDAIVSKNLSGIITSWNPGAERIFGYSAEEAIGRSITMVIPEERQDEERQILEKIRSGQRVEHFDTVRRRKDGTEVHVSLTISPIKDPDGKIVGASKIARNITQRKLAEELARKQRAKLEVINQVGTSLVAERDLSVLVQAITDAGKELSGAAFGAFFYTAHNEQGEVFTLYTLSGAPREAFEKFGIPRNTPIFEPTFRGTGVVRVPDVTLDPRYGKMPPHHGMPKGHLPVRSYLAVPVASRSGEVIGGLFFGHPEPDVFKEDAEAAVVALAAQAAVAIENARLYDALERELTQQRVMERALRESEALSTSVLNSSADCIKVMDLEGRLSSMNTPGIEAFDLGSFDDVKGKLWSDLWVEEMRDEVQRAVAQAAAGSTSRFNGPCVTAKGVSKWWDVIVTPLRDADGKVNRLTATSRDITEQRKTSEEALASAAEAERQSRMKDEFLATLSHELRTPLQSILGWTQMLRSGVCEEGELEQGLEVIDRNAQAQTKIIEDLLDMSRILSGKVRLDVQRVQVASVIESALETVKPAADAKNIRLQSILDPLARPISGDPARLQQVFWNLLSNAIKFTPRDGRVQILLERVNSHLEVVVTDTGCGIEADFLPYVFERFRQADASTTRRHGGLGLGLAIVKNLTELHGGTARVKSPGVGQGSTFVICLPLAPIHVEPDDGSRRHPDAVNGERTMAPPPKLDGISVLVVDDEEDARMLIAKMLAKAGAQVHKAGSAKEAIEELKRILPDVLISDIGMPVADGYSLIRSVRALPAELGGRVPAIALSAYTRTEDRIRSISEGFQIHLSKPADAVELLAVVQSLFNATRNVRE
- a CDS encoding Gfo/Idh/MocA family protein, producing the protein MDTVRLGIVGLGNMGKAHLMNIRAGKVEGLRVTALCESVGTLPKLIEGETPFTDVNAMIHSGRIDAILICTPHFSHTTIGIEALKTGLHVLVEKPISVHKADCERLIAAHTDKKKIFAAMFNMRTNAVFKKVKDLIDSGELGEVRRVHWEVTNWFRTNYYYATGGWRGTWKGEGGGVLMNQCPHNLDLFQWLFGMPDSVRGFCQFGRFHEIEVEDDVTAVFQYKNGTTATFVTSTGEAPGRNCLEISAEKGRLTVTDGTRIHFQRNRQPMSEFCMKAEAAFAMPESWHMDIPVDNSGGQHVEILQNFTNAILKGEKLLSPAEEGIRSVELANTILLSTWQDKTIDLPMSSADYEKILLEKGEASTFQKTKVVAKATSDDFAKSFR
- the galE gene encoding UDP-glucose 4-epimerase GalE — encoded protein: MAKGTLLITGGAGYIGSHTVKQLLQRGEKVVVLDNLVFGHREALPLDRVTLVEGDMGNAALVEKIFAEHQPEAVLHFAAFAFVGESVTDPLKYYRNNLAAPLTLLEAMQRHGVKEFIFSSTCATYGNPQFIPMNETHPQDPVNPYGASKHMLERVLKDCDTAWGLKSVFLRYFNASGCDLEGEIGEDHNPETHLIPRILMAATGELESITVFGTDYPTPDGTCIRDYIHVNDLADAHALALEHLRKGGESVAVNLGTGRGFSVREIISTAERVTGKTIPVTYGPRRAGDPPELVADPAKAKALLGWEARHKEPQAHIESAWKWMTGPRKGRYAATS
- a CDS encoding M50 family metallopeptidase produces the protein MSAHRQAQQKQAKNRRSAKSGKGEKMRLKAAHEKELIDARRSNPNYAEPDFHQAGDASFEDDDFDPMAIPPTGQKRKLVVGLFLVPVCIVAAVTLLELFFRATVDGKFWKSEGFWFFTFGCMLWFALGWFRMQPAWLYVFAHEFTHVIAAKLSGGKVHAMHVSDEGGYIETDKTNVLITLSPYLVPLYTVVIFAIYGLLEAFVDMHRDVMWTLPFLEVTMWIRWAWLVYFFVGMTWCFHITFTLEVLRTEQSDLEHNGEFFSIILIFLTNLALIGALFIVASPTVNWIDVWEDAKGMVLWAWEYVSALRST
- the xseA gene encoding exodeoxyribonuclease VII large subunit encodes the protein MPDPAVLTVSALTRSIRSLLEEQVGDVWVEGEISNHRLQSSGHQYFTLKDETAQISCVLFRNAGARLPMPLRDGMQVQIFGGLTVYEARGNYQIIVRTVQPKGQGSLQQRFEALKLKLAAEGLFDMEWKKPIPRFPRCVALVTSPTGAAIRDMLNILTRRAPWVRVMVFPVRVQGQGAEQEIAKAIELLNRAEEIDLPVPDTIVVGRGGGSLEDLWNFNEEVVARAIFASEIPIISAVGHEIDFTIADFVADLRAPTPSAAAELLAPDVTELRRHFDALDKRLSFRVNATLEQHERVLELMDKGALHREPVRLLRDAEQRVDDAESSFHDALSGFWREIEDTLIHHQHALERFQPTRLLTDAGHRMDLLQHRLASMVRQRITQDDERIRSMRKLLKSLGPDGVLARGFSMTTDPTGKAISDATKVRVGDMLITKFANGSVSSVATGNK